One window of Lytechinus variegatus isolate NC3 chromosome 2, Lvar_3.0, whole genome shotgun sequence genomic DNA carries:
- the LOC121408651 gene encoding ATP-binding cassette sub-family C member 10-like yields MASPVVLSFCWRNINNDTQWHEEENLGYCSYNSIKSEWMFHLGSHVLLALVSALYVCLDHTDQNSTSSTLKKSSIPEVRLVIAVSSALVHTLGFLRISPIARSGPDDMLLDGTSAFAWLQLSIYTWKLRQQSVRLARTHKPLVLAWSLTFVSQCMRLSMVTKQLLNNTSTTFEQEGVIVASGMLQVLYLLTLLPSPRHTVLSQVKVGRSAGQSVDDGTHEDTNSLEKPSAGAEHLGIAAEHAGLLSRLTFSWAQDIMRKGAAGQLKKASDVYKFPEDQRASRVEDYFSRFYPQGSTSFAEDVFNSEDSVSIKDLTTTKNDSIRSRRSNTQARSVFQEKAEDHKMPRFDNAKRISLCRAILRAFGFQIFILGIFKLVSNTCKFASPLLLHALLSFLENSDEPVKNGYLYAFGLCVATALQTIVNSQFHYRIVELMMKLRVAVKTSLYRKTLAVGARSLSTFTTGQINNLMNVDANRISRISHSINDAWSVLLETVVTLFLLYQQVGVSFLIGVGCSFLILPLSKFLLAKIVRYHRKLMKQKDSRVKMMHEILNGMRVIKFFAWEGQFKKEINGLRSEELRSLKGIRYFCALNHYVCSTSPILIALLTFTSYTLLGNELTAAKVFTSLALFSMLQGPVNGIPWVLNCLLEAWVSFKRIQKYMDIEETDLTSYYLSGNKHSAEKDKASALKIKDGCFYWEHPLKKDDEKKYGEKGKDEKRDNKENETKDSEGNEGHEAEEHPNPVKLQEIDLNISKGQLVGVIGKVGTGKTSLLSSILADMVKEGGDIRVAGLRQGFGVATQEPWLQHATVKENILFGREYNPERYRQVVEACALLEDIKILPAGDETEIGEKGITLSGGQKARVALARAVYQDSEIYLLDDPLAAVDAQVGQHIFSKCIMGLLRHKTRILCTHHTRFLVDADVVVVMEDFKILKKGPPSEVFDDPKYSGHLKSCKLETEGEEQVSESEVKGCNGDGKKVVDEEEKEEGVVKSEVYQWYWNAMGNTLASIILLTLFLMQVTGNMSDWWLSHWVTQTKSIEDTVSSAHAHQPSTTQYINMSMEIGSEDQWFPDAIKEQNAVTAASLFYLKVYAGVIGTTSLFTLLSTFLFVYGAIRAATTIHDGLLNSILSAPISFFNATPVGRIIHRFTDDVFTIDFHMTFALHHLLTEFLSFVGAVILTAYSLPWFIICLIPLAVICYYMQDYYRKTSRELRRFCSISNSAICSHFSETLSGLTVIKGMRATERFRKENRSRLELHQRAWFCSDAVSHWLFFRLNMLGVAMVTVVSVTAVLQHQFQTSDPGLVGLAVTYALANTHRMIAVINTLTEIEKQMISTERVHNYTTAIPNEPQGGMIKAPPLWPKRGVVKFSNVQFSYREDHPKALSGVDFETRPGEKIGIVGRTGSGKSTLFLVLFRMVKIQEGSVTIDGVDLSQLSLEDVRSKLAIIPQDPFLFSASVRKNLDPVGQFSDSELWSVLKKCHLEDVVSRMGGLDAQAGEGGKQFSTGQKQLVCLARAMLTRAQVLCIDEATASVDMATDDLLQQAIKEEFKDNTILTIAHRLNTLKDSDRILVMDGGKVAKFEKTTVTTVEM; encoded by the exons atggcTTCTCCAGTTGTGCTCTCATTCTGCTGGAGGAATATCAATAATGACACCCAATGGCATGAGGAAGAGAACCTTGGATACTGTTCGTACAACAGCATCAAGAGCGAGTGGATGTTCCACCTTGGCAGTCATGTCCTATTGGCACTTGTCAGTGCGCTGTACGTCTGTCTTGACCACACTGACCAAAATTCAACAAGCTCTACTCTTAAGAAGTCATCCATTCCGGAAGTTCGCCTTGTCATTGCGGTCTCGTCTGCACTGGTGCATACCCTGGGTTTCCTGCGGATCAGCCCAATCGCAAGGTCAGGTCCAGATGACATGCTACTGGATGGAACATCGGCTTTTGCGTGGCTTCAGTTGTCAATCTACACGTGGAAGCTAAGACAGCAGAGTGTTCGGCTGGCCCGGACACACAAACCGTTGGTATTGGCGTGGTCGTTGACGTTTGTATCCCAGTGTATGCGTCTTAGTATGGTGACCAAACAGCTTCTGAACAACACCTCAACTACCTTTGAGCAGGAAGGCGTAATTGTAGCATCGGGTATGCTTCAAGTTCTGTATCTCCTGACCCTCCTGCCATCACCAAGGCACACTGTTTTATCTCAAGTCAAAGTTGGACGTTCTGCAGGTCAAAGCGTCGACGATGGCACTCATGAAGATACCAATTCTTTGGAGAAGCCTTCGGCTGGTGCCGAACACCTTGGTATTGCTGCGGAGCATGCTGGTTTATTATCTAGGCTTACATTCAGCTGGGCCCAGGATATAATGCGTAAAGGTGCTGCAGGTCAGCTCAAGAAAGCCAGCGATGTTTACAAGTTTCCAGAGGATCAAAGAGCTAGTCGAGTAGAAGATTATTTTTCTCGTTTCTACCCACAGGGTTCAACATCATTCGCTGAAGACGTTTTCAATTCTGAGGACTCGGTCAGTATCAAGGATCTCACAACGACCAAGAATGATTCGATCAGAAGTAGACGAAGTAATACACAAGCCCGTTCTGTGTTTCAGGAGAAAGCCGAAGATCACAAAATGCCACGTTTCGACAATGCAAAGAGAATATCTCTTTGCCGGGCCATCCTGCGAGCTTTTGGGTTCCAGATTTTCATCCTTGGTATTTTTAAACTCGTGTCCAACACGTGCAAGTTTGCCAGTCCTTTGCTGTTACACGCTCTTTTGTCCTTCCTTGAGAACTCGGATGAACCCGTCAAGAATGGATACTTGTATGCATTTGGCCTGTGCGTCGCCACTGCACTTCAAACGATCGTTAATAGCCAATTTCACTACCGAATTGTAGAACTTATGATGAAGCTGCGGGTAGCTGTGAAGACTTCGTTGTATCGGAAGACTCTTGCAGTTGGGGCCAGATCTTTGTCGACTTTTACCACGGGTCAGATCAACAACTTGATGAACGTGGATGCAAATAGGATCTCCCGGATCTCCCACTCCATTAATGATGCATGGAGCGTGCTCTTGGAAACAGTCGTGACCTTGTTCTTGCTCTACCAACAG GTGGGCGTATCCTTCCTCATTGGAGTGGGGTGTTCCTTCTTAATCTTGCCTTTATCCAAGTTCCTCTTGGCAAAGATCGTTCGGTACCACCGGAAACTGATGAAACAGAAGGATAGCAGAGTAAAG ATGATGCACGAGATATTAAATGGAATGCGTGTCATCAAGTTCTTTGCCTGGGAAGGCCAGTTCAAGAAAGAGATCAATGGTCTTCGTTCTGAAGAGCTTCGTAGTTTGAAGGGCATCAGGTACTTCTGTGCCTTGAATCACTATGTCTGCTCCACCTCACCGATCCTCATCGCTTTGCTGACTTTCACTTCCTACACGCTGCTCGGCAATGAACTTACCGCTGCGAAG GTTTTCACAAGTCTTGCCCTCTTCTCAATGCTCCAAGGACCAGTCAATGGAATCCCATGGGTTTTGAATTGTCTTCTCGAAGCCTGGGTTTCCTTTAAACGAATCCAGAAGTACATGGACATAGAAGAGACAGATCTCACTTCTTATTACTTATCAG gaAACAAACATTCAGCAGAAAAGGACAAAGCATCAGCTCTGAAAATCAAGGATGGATGTTTTTACTGGGAACATCCGTTGAAGAAAGATGACGAGAAGAAATATGGAGAGAAGGGGAAGGATGAGAAAAGGGacaataaagaaaatgagaCCAAAGATAGTGAAGGAAACGAAGGACATGAAGCGGAAGAGCATCCAAACCCTGTCAAGCTTCAGgaaattgatttaaatatcTCAAAG GGTCAGTTAGTCGGTGTCATCGGTAAAGTTGGGACAGGGAAGACCTCTCTGCTGTCCTCCATCCTTGCTGATATGGTGAAGGAAGGGGGCGACATCAGGGTTGCCGGGCTTCGGCAAGGGTTCGGAGTGGCAACCCAGGAACCATGGCTACAACACGCCACTGTGAAGGAGAACATTCTCTTTGGTCGAGAGTACAACCCTGAAAGATATCGCCAAGTGGTGGAGGCTTGTGCTCTCCTGGAAGATATCAAG ATACTGCCCGCTGGAGATGAGACCGAGATTGGTGAGAAAGGCATCACTCTCAGTGGAGGACAGAAAGCAAGGGTCGCTCTGGCCAGGGCAGTCTATCAG GACAGTGAGATTTATCTCCTCGACGATCCGTTAGCTGCTGTGGATGCCCAAGTAGGacaacatatattttccaagtgcATCATGGGACTGTTACGTCACAAGACAAGGATCCTATGTACCCATCACACTCGTTTTCTCGTTGACGCCGACGTCGTCGTAGTCATGGAAGATTTCAAGATCCTAAAAAAGG gaccTCCAAGTGAGGTGTTTGACGACCCAAAATATTCCGGTCACTTGAAAAGCTGCAAACTGGAAACGGAAGGAGAGGAACAGGTATCTGAGTCTGAGGTGAAAGGTTGCAATGGTGACGGCAAAAAAGTGGTAgatgaggaggagaaagaggaaggcGTGGTCAAGTCAGAGGTTTACCAATGGTACTGGAATGCCATGGGGAATACTCTAGCTTCTATCATCCTCCTGACACTTTTCCTTATGCAAG TGACTGGCAATATGAGTGATTGGTGGCTATCTCACTGGGTGACCCAGACCAAGAGTATCGAGGATACCGTATCATCCGCGCATGCGCATCAGCCATCTACTACTCAATACATCAATATGTCTATGGAAATTGGATCGGAAGACCAATG GTTTCCGGATGCGATCAAGGAGCAGAACGCTGTCACAGCAGCCTCATTATTCTATCTCAAAGTATATGCTGGAGTAATCGGGACCACTTCTCTCTTCACTCTGCTGAGTACATTTCTCTTCGTTTATGGAGCTATTCGTGCTGCTACGACGATCCATGATGGACTTCTCAACAGCATCCTTAGT GCTCCCATATCGTTCTTCAACGCTACCCCAGTAGGTCGCATCATCCATCGTTTCACAGATGATGTCTTCACGATTGACTTTCACATGACCTTCGCCTTGCATCACCTCCTGACTGAGTTTCTGTCCTTTGTCGGAGCTGTGATCCTCACCGCGTACAGTCTACCCTGGTTTATAATCTGTCTTATTCCACTCGCAGTTATATGCTACTACATGCAG GACTATTATCGGAAGACTTCAAGGGAGTTACGTCGCTTTTGCAGCATTTCCAACTCCGCCATTTGCAGTCATTTCTCCGAGACGTTATCCGGTCTTACAGTCATCAAAGGCATGAGAGCAACAGAAAG ATTTCGTAAGGAGAACCGCTCTAGGCTAGAGCTTCACCAACGAGCCTGGTTCTGTTCTGATGCCGTATCTCACTGGCTGTTCTTTAGGCTGAACATGCTTggtgttgctatggtaacagtAGTTTCCGTCACGGCAGTCCTACAGCATCAGTTTCAGACTTCCGATCCAG GTTTGGTCGGACTGGCTGTAACGTATGCATTGGCCAACACACACCGAATGATAGCTGTAATTAATACACTGACAGAGATTGAGAAACAGATGATCAGCACAGAGCGAGTACATAATTACACCACAGCTATCCCAAACGAACCACAGGGTGGAATGATTAAG GCACCTCCTCTTTGGCCAAAGCGAGGTGTGGTCAAGTTCAGCAATGTCCAGTTCTCTTACCGTGAGGATCACCCCAAAGCCCTGAGTGGGGTTGACTTTGAGACCCGTCCAGGAGAGAAGATTGGCATCGTGGGGAGGACTGGTTCAGGGAAGTCCACTCTGTTCCTGGTCCTCTTTAGAATGGTCAAGATTCAGGAGGGTTCCGTGACCATTGATGGTGTTGACCTGTCTCAGTTGTCTCTAGAAGACGTCAG GTCCAAACTGGCCATCATACCCCAGGATCCGTTCCTCTTTAGTGCTTCCGTCCGAAAGAACCTCGACCCTGTTGGACAGTTTAGTGACTCAGAGCTTTGGAGTGTCCTCAAGAAGTGCCACCTAGAGGATGTAGTCTCCCGCATGGGAGGACTGGATGCGCAAGCGGGTGAAGGAGGGAAACAGTTCTCCACTGGTCAGAAGCAGCTGGTCTGTCTGGCTAGAGCCATGCTCACAAGGGCACAG GTTCTTTGCATCGATGAAGCCACGGCAAGCGTCGACATGGCAACGGATGATCTACTCCAGCAAGCCATTAAGGAGGAATTTAAGGATAACACCATCCTGACCATTGCCCATCGTCTGAACACTCTGAAAGACAGCGATCGTATCCTAGTGATGGATGGTGGCAAGGTGGCCAAGTTTGAAAAGACCACCGTGACGACAGTAGAAATGTAG
- the LOC121406918 gene encoding F-box only protein 39-like has product MEISDQNSDIIYLGEDELPINDVCINDVSFHFECGGNDIPGTSQQQGNGTINVELLGEQFYDGGDEEDEEDDVIPWDHTPDVVLAKIASYLTQWDKSEMSLVCKNWNRVILAAPRLWRHRIIRLRGNFKDRSHVNYANILGRFLSRLHLSSGLRSLRHARKFQRTFTAIFAELYRQRVQLKELSLTELKFHVHFRGVPGGRARQGIIRSARRFLGRQAKLRYLDLNYGGMTCEEGTALLQAASEKSSRVLKALDIEELFRPGAPVHQSSEFAETLPRFVNLVQLTMNYSALSDELLTNLARESNGLLEFFHVRCIRGENLNHIVGTPAWRAFSGRMSKCQLEFSLIGVIRLNDIQRVLTPQMPLQILSVVGHNDDSFQPDRTLKYISRYLNNTVEKVVIDVTPCYKLYGRGFIDIIRDSPRLRHLEVRGRIRWHVIHDVFEFLDVNFVRRGVRPPLTTLRMLVTSTPIEPYEEEAFVIEEYRPVFSRFDLMYELVIEPMFFPLPLEFREPRRVHN; this is encoded by the exons ATGGAAATCTCGGATCAAAATTCTGACATAATCTATCTTGGAGAAGATGAGTTACCGATAAACGATGTCTGCATAAACGATGTGTCATTTCACTTTGAATGCGGAGGAAATGACATTCCCGGTACATCCCAACAACAAGGCAACGGAACTATTAATGTAGAACTGTTGGGAGAACAGTTTTATGATGGAGGGGATGAAGAGGATGAGGAAGATGACGTGATACCTTGGGATCACACACCCGATGTCGTCTTGGCAAAGATAGCATCTTACTTGACGCAGTGGGATAAATCCGAGATGTCACTG GTTTGCAAGAACTGGAATCGAGTGATTCTTGCAGCTCCAAGGTTATGGCGTCATCGCATCATCAGACTCCGGGGAAACTTCAAAGACCGTTCCCATGTCAACTACGCAAACATCCTTGGTCGCTTTCTCAGCCGTTTGCATCTATCAAGTGGGCTAAGAAGCTTGCGTCATGCTAGAAAATTCCAGCGCACCTTCACTGCCATCTTCGCCGAACTGTACCGCCAGAGGGTCCAACTGAAGGAACTCTCTCTGACAGAGCTGAAATTCCATGTCCATTTTCGCGGGGTACCTGGAGGGAGAGCGCGTCAAGGGATCATTCGATCAGCACGTCGTTTCCTTGGTAGGCAGGCGAAACTTCGCTACTTGGATCTTAATTACGGCGGTATGACTTGCGAAGAAGGAACAGCGTTACTCCAAGCAGCAAGCGAGAAATCATCCAGAGTTCTCAAAGCCCTTGACATCGAAGAATTATTTCGACCCGGAGCACCCGTCCACCAAAGTTCGGAATTTGCAGAAACTTTGCCGCGATTTGTAAATCTTGTGCAGTTGACCATGAATTACTCCGCTCTGTCGGACGAACTTCTGACGAACCTCGCCCGGGAGAGCAACGGACTGTTGGAATTCTTCCATGTGAGGTGCATTCGAGGAGAAAACCTCAACCACATCGTTGGGACACCTGCTTGGAGGGCGTTCTCCGGAAGGATGTCCAAATGTCAGCTAGAGTTTTCTCTGATTGGGGTCATTCGATTAAACGACATTCAGCGTGTTTTAACACCTCAGATGCCACTTCAAATATTGAGTGTAGTAGGACACAACGATGATTCATTTCAACCGGATAGGACTCTGAAATACATCTCACGATATCTTAATAAC ACAGTTGAAAAGGTCGTTATTGACGTGACACCGTGCTACAAACTATACGGCAGAGGCTTCATCGACATAATTCGAGACAGCCCTCGGCTCAGGCACTTGGAGGTTCGAGGTCGCATTCGTTGGCATGTCATTCACGATGTCTTCGAGTTTCTGGACGTCAACTTCGTCCGTCGCGGAGTTCGTCCGCCGTTAACCACATTACGAATGTTGGTGACGAGTACGCCGATCGAGCCCTATGAAGAAGAGGCGTTCGTCATCGAAGAGTACCGTCCGGTGTTCTCGAGATTTGATCTCATGTACGAGCTCGTGATCGAACCCATGTTTTTCCCTCTGCCATTGGAATTTCGTGAACCTCGTCGAGTGCACAATTAA
- the LOC121409583 gene encoding uncharacterized protein LOC121409583 yields the protein MQVKCDALTNQKAECTRLQTATYDLQQVNWDLKQKLADAKYKLQTEKQLRKLLEQRHDDELNDIKMKSSLLEDREKERGTLHSKEIQRKLSRLEQRLQKQEVQPVNISDDQRQINGLKSEIERLGTLRDLDRQALDGLTADLGAIKSLMTSEIHMSTNQNSSNQQSRTESRASRVQQALRKAELSAIRMTSLSTTQSDVPIGNLLGLSDELADVSKSDS from the exons ATGCAAGTAAAATG CGATGCGCTTACCAATCAGAAAGCAGAATGCACCCGTCTCCAAACGGCTACATACGATCTGCAGCAGGTTAACTGGGATCTGAAACAGAAACTCGCGGATGCCAAGTATAAACTGCAAACGGAGAAACAACTACGGAAACTACTCGAACAAag ACATGATGACGAATTAAATGACATCAAGATGAAGTCAAGTTTACTGGAAGACCGTGAAAAGGAAAGAGGAACGCTTCACAG CAAAGAGATTCAGAGAAAGTTATCCAGACTAGAACAACGTCTTCAAAAACAAGAAGTTCAACCAGTTAATATATCTGATGATCAGAGACAG ATTAATGGTTTGAAGAGCGAGATTGAGAGACTCGGCACCCTTCGTGATCTCGATCGACAAGCCCTTGATGGACTCACTGCCGACCTAGGCGCCATTAAAAGTTTGATGACCTCTGAAATCCATATGTCGACCAATCAAAACAGCTCAAACCA GCAGAGCCGGACCGAGTCTCGCGCCTCCCGTGTTCAGCAAGCCCTCAGGAAGGCGGAGCTTAGTGCAATCAGGATGACGTCACTTTCAACTACCCAATCAGACGTGCCTATTGGTAATCTGCTTGGACTCTCCGACGAATTAGCGGACGTTTCGAAATCGGACAGTTGA